The Gossypium arboreum isolate Shixiya-1 chromosome 4, ASM2569848v2, whole genome shotgun sequence DNA segment CTAAGGATAAATCAATATTTAGCCTTTGAtcctttatttttttcaatttgatcctcGAATAAGATACGATAACATAACATTTTAAGATCGTAAAATTTaatatacaaaaaaaataaaaattcagatGATATCATAACACAATCTTAAAATGCCATTATTATCATACCTTAAAAGTGGAAtttaaatttaaagattaaattaaaaaacaaaaacattTGTGGGTGAATGAAATTATAGAACCTAACCCATGGCCATCGTATTATTTTATGGGTGGGATCTCTGAAAAGGACCTTTTTAATGGGCACATCCAAAAACGTGCAATGCTAACTTTATTCAAAGCAATTCAACTTTTTGCAGACAAAAACAAACAAATTATTATACCTAAACtgctttttttatatataatattcaaaTCCTCACGTTTCGTGTGCTAAACCCTAAGATCATGACTAAGAATGTGACATCTGCAATCCTAATTATTTCTACTTAtttatataaatctttaaaaatttcactggtataaattattttaaataagaacaaataaattaaaattaattatagttTAATGTTACTAATAATTAGACTTAAATTTCAAATCCAAAAATAGAttattaaaattctaaaaataaaagtataaaaactaAATTCAAATTTAAGATAAATATAGGACTgatagcatattttaacctttagaTAGGCTACTTTCTTCCATTCTCAAAAAAATTACCATTGGTTTAAGGTTATTATAAGTGAGTGGGTTAATATTTTTGtcccaaaactacaatgagtattttttaataattttaattttttaattgtaataaatttaaaccctaaactctaaaatatgtttgaatgagtcaattttcttttaaataatcTCTGATCATATATCTACTCTTTTTAATATAAGACTTAGAATTACTCATAATTCCTTCTTTTAACTCATAAATATAAAGATAATACGCTTTAGCGCATTCAAACTTACGTTTTCCTATATTAACAACAATACCCATGTTAATCGAACTAAGACTTATTCAATAACAATAACGtaatttaaaccctaaaccctaaatgaAATTGACTAAATAAACTCGATTCatgtaaaaaattataataaaagaatAGAGAAATGATTATCAATTTTGGGTTTGAACCTAACTCTAAATTATGATttctatttattattttgaaattaaattttaattttttatttttctaaaatgttaaatcttttaactatttttattaaaGGACAGACATCCACTCTAACtcatgatactaatgtgatttttCTATActgaaagaaaagtttttaagaaaaaataaatgaaaatttgacAATTTTCACCTTAATCTgtaaatatttttcattaatcaCTTAAATGaccctaatttttttaaaaaatttcacatGATAAAGTGGCATTTGTAATTAAATCtaaattcagaaaaaaaaaaaagacaagttGAAAAGAATTCTCAAATTTAGAAATTAAATGTTGGTttacccccccccccaaaaaaaaaccagGTTTAGAAATCATGCGAAATTAAAGCAGAAGGACTAAATCTAAAATTTAAGCATAGCAGAAGAACCAAAACAGATATTTGGCCCAGGAGTTAACTAACAGATGAAAAACATAAATGATTGAAATAATGAAAGGTTCAGTGACCGACAACGTACCATGAATAAGAGAGAAGAGGCTGCCATTTGGGAAATAATCATATACGAGCAGCCGTtcttctttagcttggaaatacGCTCTAAGTGGGACCAAATTAGGATGTCTCAACCGTCCGATTAACTCCACGTGCCTCCTAAACTCTTCTGATCTTGGATACCTAGCATCTTTCAACCTTTTAACGGTCACGATGAACCCAGATTCCATCACAGCTTTATACGTACTCCCCATTGTACCCCTCCCTAATGTCTCCGCCGATGCTTTCAACAAATCCTCAAGACTGTAACTCAATTGTTGATCCCCAGCACCTACAAACACCAAACTCCCTACGCCCTCACTTTCCCAAAACCCTCCGCCGCCACCGCTTCCGCCGTCTCCGCCGCCATTTCCGCCGCCCTCGGCCTCCACTCCCTCTGCTTCAACAACCCCTTTGTTTCTTTTAACCTCATTTGTTGacttatttttccttttaatgaaaataaaacaaaggaaacacaacaagaacaataataataaccCACCAACACTTGCTGCTACAACAATGATGATCAGTTTGGTTTTTTTGTTTGATTTCCGGTTTAAGCTTGGTAAAGCCGGTTCAGTACCGGTTCCCGGACATGGCTTTTTAACTTGCTCACCACAAAGGGCGGCGTTACCTAAAAAAGACGACGTATTGAACCGAACTAAAGATGGGGTTACTGGTATTTGACCATAAAGCTGATTATTTGACACATTGAAGAACCTTAAACTTGTTTGGTTCAATGGTGGAATCGATCCTTTCAACTCATTGTTTTGTAAATAAAGAGTATATAGTCTCTTGAGTTTCAATAAAGAAAATGGGATTTCACCATTGATTTGATTTCCAGACAAGACAATGATTTTCAACCGATGTAAACCCGACAATGATAAAGGGAACTCACCATTGAACTTGTTGTTGTCTAAGTAGAGGATTTTGAGGTTGACTAAACCTGAAAGGTTAGGTATTTGACCTGAAATGGAATTACCTTTGAAACTCAATACTCTAAGTTGATCTAAAAGGTTTAAGCTTGTACCATTTAATGAACCAGTTAAGTTCAACCGCTCTAATACAAGCTTTGTTATTCTTCCATCTTTGCATTCTTTGACACCTTGCCATGAACAAAGATTGGTGCTGCTTTGCCATTGTAATGAATTGAAAGGATCAATGGTTGATTTTAAAGCTAAAAGTGCTTCTGCATCACCTGATTTAACAATAGGAACAAGAGAAAGGACAGAGAAGATGATGAAGATGAAGGTTAAAAGAAGATAGTACCTTGAAGAAATAAGTTGTTCCAtttttttgaagctttaaaaagggaagaagaagaagaagaaagaaagaaagaaatgggGTTTCTTCAAATCAACATCTTTATGCAAAAAGGATcaaaaacccaattttttttaACTAAACCTTGAGATCTGTCATTGGTCTTACATGCATAAGAAACTGTAGAAAAATATTGGGTCATTTTTGACTGAAACTAAGAGACAACAAAGGGGAAAAAAGGTTTTTTATATACTTATATACAATGAAATGAAAGCTTAAACCGGGGGTGGGGGAGCTATTAGCATTAATGGGGTTTCTAAAATACCACACTAAAATGCTGAagaatcatttttttttttttttttttttggtttctcGAACTTGTTAATCTTGAAAACACTCACGGACAAGGCAGCGTAGTGTTCACGTGAGTTTATCACAGAACTTGCagagaaaataatgataataataatagtattaactTTTTTTTACTATGATTTTTTTCTATATAGCaactaaaaaaatattaaattaaactatTTATACACACTAAGACCAACTTTCTTTTTAAAAGCTTATTCTTGGGCTTCTGAAATGTGGTTTAtgacatatacatacatacatacagtGATATGCAAATCACTGAATGGTGTAAACAGCAAAGACCCAGAACTTAAAAAGCTTATAGAAATTCAACCCAATGCTAGAAATCATTCAAACAGTACAAAATTGGCAAATCAATAGGCAAACAAAAGGGCTttcaagacaaaaaaaaaaagtactaCAGCTCAAGTGGTTCTATGTTGAATTAGATCTACTCGTATTGAATGTAGTAATAATAATTCAAAGAGAGATAGGAGAGAGACCGTGTTTATGAACCAGTGTTTCAGGAGATAGGTGAAGGGATTGAAGGCATAGCAAagcaatattttttttttctggtTTTGGTTTGGAGAGTTTAAAGGTTGGGTTATTTAAGTAGCTTATAATTCAGATTTAAGCCAGTTCAGTTAAAATGTTGTTATTTGatgatatatgttttattttaatttaattggaaCGTATAAAAATTTGTATATTTCTGGTTTTAgtccatttactatacaaaatTTTGTGATTCTATCTCTATATTTGGTAAGTTCAAACTGGTAATAATGTATATAAGCTATTTCCTTAAAGTTAAGGATATGCataattcaattaaaatcaaattaGTTAGATTAATTAGTCTATCATTAAAATTAATTCGATCAAAGatgaattaaatattttataaaattagattattgattaatttaatttaaaataattaaattatcaagattaataataaatattttatactaTATAAATGCCCAATAGATTGGAACTATTAATAGGCTGTGGTACAAAGAAAAAgttaaatagaattaaaatataacaaaaataatgacttaaaatgaaaaataaaaataaaacccaaCTCCCCTGTGTTTgtcagtgttttttttttttcctttcacgcTGCTGAAGTGAACTGGTCCTCCCTTCTTCAGTAGCTTTTTTTTTaccttatttttctctttttcatttCAAGTTAACCGCATCATTTAATCTTAACAGATCTTCGaagcaaaaaaggaaaaaaaatatttttcgaaACCCCGtcgaattaactaaaattatttcagttttagttatttttgttaaaaaattattaacaattaattaaattaacgaTACTACCGAATCGATCACTCAAGCAGAGGGATCAAAACATTATCgaccaatattttaaaatttaaaaaataaattatatcaaattaaagtaaaaaatttaaattataaattttaagataATAGAGGGGCTAAAAACAGAATTAATCCATCAATACTCCGGACACTGGTCTGACCTGAAACgtgtaataaataataaaaatggaagACACGTGGCGAAAAGCGTGCTTCAAAAGTAGTCGAATTCACGTTAAGAGGAGAGATCGATGTTTGGTCTGGGCTAGCTGTCACGTTGGCTTCAAGTCAAGATTGGGTAGATGTGTAATtacacattttattttattatttttaattcacaGTTCGGAGGATGGTCGTTTTAGGACAATCCCGACTACCTTGCCGGAAATCTAGGTGCAGACCAGACTTCATCATTGACTCAAACGCAAATTTTGGTTGATTTTGtcaacttttaattttatttatatattattaggtTGATTTGCCGTAGTAATTAAGGCTAATTAAAAATTTATGTGATCACTAAAATGAAAGACAAAGCTATAGGATATGTTACCGTGTAACCCAGTCGAACTTGGATAGTGACAATTCAAGTTTAATTTCAACTTAAAATTGGTTACTCGTTAACCAATTCTCATACGAGCTCAttcataattaataaaattttaattttatacttaaaaaGCTTAACTAAACTCATAGACCATTTGAATCGATGCTCAAAATTGATTCGACTCGAACTCGACAATAATTACCAAACCAAattcgattttaaaaaaaaatcgaactcagaataataatttacaaacatTGATGCGTTTGTTTACATCCCTAAAAACCACTCTTACCACTTTCGGTAGTCCACCTCCATGGTGAAAAACACACACTTCATCCCAAATGAAAGCGACTAAATGCAAGAAAGAGTTGGGTGAAGAGATCCCAACACCCAACACCATAACCCACAATAGTATTCCCATGAACCATATTAAACCTAGCTCCCCCGGTGGGCAAAGATTTCTAAATCCAGCCCCATctgaatttaaattataaaaaacatatgaaaataaattaataattttaacatatattttaaatttcaatcgtaaaatacataaatattaatataattatatttttattaatttattatttttaaaataataaaatgaattctCTATGGTCAAGCCCCTAACCTAACACTTCTAAAccaaatcaaattaaaaataaatcaatttattAATCTGAAAACCGAAAAATCCGCTTAGATTGGGGTAAAACTATAATGAATTTTGCAATACAgttgaatttatcaatataatcCAATATCTTTATTATACTAATCTAAAATATTATCTATGTTCTAGATCTAGAAAATGAAATGGTTTGATGGTTAAAATATTGTTAAAATATAAATAGGCAATTACACCTTAACTGAAGCCCTCcccatatgtgtatatataaggCTTGGCTAAGACTTAGAATGGTAGGTTTTTGTTCTATCAACAAGTCAACCTTCAGGCTTCTATATATTGTTGTTCAAAGTATATTTAATAACCCCTTCCATCTCTCCACTCAACTCAACTCTATATTTTGACTCAGCAATATCAAGCATCAAAGCACATCAACTCTATAAATCAAGCATGTGCAATCAAGTCCGGTATGTCTCATAGTTCTATATGTTTTAGGTTCATCCATGTATTCAGCAAGATctttacatacatacatatttacatgcatacatacataaatTACATATATATTAGTACATGCAGGATGTTGCAAAATGGTATCGATTTCTCATCAGAACCTACAAACTTCCTTTAGACAGATTAAAAGTTTGTAGAATTCATGTACCTATTTTGCTTTGTCTGCTCTCTTTGCAGGGTACAGAAGGCATGTCTTAGCATCGATTCTTGCAATTTTTTCTTCCTTGTGTGTCACTGTTGACCTGCATAGATCAGTGTATCGGATGATACTGAGTAATACCTCGTCTTGGTGGCAACTTCCGTAAAATGAAAAGGACCAAAATTGAAGGTAATATCTCCACCAACTGcccaataaaagaaaacaaaacgaaaagagaaagtttctgaGGATAGTTGAACGCCATCTTTGTAATCAACATCAagaaacaacattaaaatacttacatatatatatatatatatcatcaatttCAGTAATTCCTCTCCATTTTGGtagcaaaatagaaaaaaaagttCAGTCAGTTTTCTTTCAATTTCCCCTATTTTAGAgagctacatatatatatatacttgttcAACAGAGAAACCTAGAAGTTAGCCTCTAGCCTTTTATATAAACATAAGCAgttaaaagaaagagaaaagaattagCAAGACATGAAGAAAATATTATTAACTGTACTCTCAGGTAAAATTATTATCCCTAAAGTTCGAGAACTAGTTtacaaataatgataataaagtCGCAACTCACAACTGCATCTAAAAATTTCTTCCACATAACAATCTGATGGCAAAGTCTTATAAATTGCTTACGAAATTTATTGAAATATGCATTAAATTTAGCAGCAAAATAAACAAGGAAACAAGGAAGTGGCAATCTTCTCAGTTTTCCTATGGCAATGAAAAGGGTTAAGCAACCTCCACACTGAATTTCAATATGATTGTTTCAATCATGAGAAACTTAGAAACATGAAGAAATATTTATTAAACATACCAGGTAATATATGAAGTTTAGAACTGGATGGTTCAGAACATTAAGATCAGCAGCTTTATCAAATGCATCAAAGCACATctaaaacaaaaattaacaatGGAGCTCAAATTAGCAAACGCTTTGGACAAACATCATCATAGATGAGCAAAGTCCAAGATATGAAATTCAGTAAGATGCATACTACTTTATCACCATTGAATAGATCAACAATTTAAACCAACTAGCAGCTAAGGTTCAACTAAAATGCTTTCATTTTGAAACAGAAGTGCTATAACATTATGGGAAAATATCTGGTACACTGCAAGTGGAGTTTTTAGAATCCACAAGCAGAGTTAGAGGGCTGACAAGTATCATACAgaggtatagtaaaatattaaaaaataaatattaaaaaaaaacacgTGGAAATTTTTTAGGGTTGCTTATGCAATAAAAACAAATACACTGCCAGTGTACCAAATACTAACCCTAACAATATACATACCTAAAAGTTTCACAAAAAGCCTAACAAAAGGTGTAGTATTGTCAATTTGAGATTTGTAGTGTTAGTAAAGCCAGAAAGGAGATTAATAATCTACCATAATGCATCTGACTAGGAAACATGAGGAGCATATGACAGTCACATAACCAACCTGccaaataaaaaaagaaataacaataaaaaattgtaaatagAAGGTCAAATTGTTGTACTTAAAAACCACATCTACTTCCAAAGTAAATATGTACTTCTTGCAGCTTATTTTGTCGCCCTTTGGACTCTACAGGGAATCGCTGCAACATTAAGAAAAGCCTGCAAGGATTGAACTtattacatatacatatacatatacatatacatatacatatacatatacatagagagagagagagagagaatttcaaggtatatatatagTATGGTTACAATGTTCACTTACAAATGAATGGGAGAAACTGTAATTACGGCATAAACGAAATGAATAGAACAAAAAGGGTCAGCCATAATTTTCTCTGGGAAGTACCAAATAAACATGAACTAATTTATCAGCAAAAAATAATAACTGTTCCATAACACTGTTGCCAACTGAATTATCAATGATGAGCATAGATGTTAGAATATAGGTGGTTGAGGATGTGTGGACACGTGATGTGAGAGGGACATTATCACACCTAGATAGCTCTCATGCATTTAAAACACTTAGCAACAGTACAATATATGGCAATATTACCTTCCACCATATAGTAAAAACCCAAGGGCTGCGAACAATGAGACACCTGCCCATTTACGTAAGTCAGGATCAAAAACTTCCATTCATTATTGAAATACCATGCGATTGCTATCCATAAAGGATTATTAATTACCAAGTGATTGTCCATAATAAATCTATAGAGCGTCCAAAGTTAAAAGTTAATTGTTAAATGTACTAAGGACACAACAACTACTTACCTGCAAAGAACATCTTCGATATGATGACCAAAACTGGGATATACTTCCACCATAATACCAGCCACATTGCAATCTGAAATCAATtccaccccccaaaaaaaaaaaaaaagcaaatagAAAAGGGAATTTTATTAACACCTCGTCACACTTCCAAATAAAGTCAAGTATCCAACACTTAAAACATGGTTGACAAAATGACTGAAGTTGCTAGGATGAAAAAACAATGTACCGTAGGTTCAAATTTACTACTAAAATCTGCAAAAGGTGCAATTTACATCCTAGTCACTGTTCTAGTAAAGGAAATATTATCTTCTAACCTATCTAACACCTTAACAAGTTTTTTTTATGGTTTAAGTCTCATCTGACCAGCTCATGATTAATAGAGGCCAGCATCAGGGTAGCTTGTTGGCAATATTCCAGCAGAAGAAACTGTGTAACATAATAAGAAAAAGGAACCTATTGCTAAAACATAAATATGCAGTGTGCACAGGTCCAAGTCTCATTTACTATAGCATCACACATTATTTAAGTATAATATAATTAATGAGAAGTTCCAACCAGGTTAAAGGTACTGTGAAAAGAAAATCTAAAAAAGAATGGTTAAAGGTCAGAGCACTAATTGCCAAAGGAACAAAGTGCTAACAGAAATGGAATACTGAAGCACTATTAGCCATCCAACTCCATTGCTGAAGCATCTTAGATGTGATGTCTGAAATCATGACTAACAACAGTTGGACAAGAGTACAGCTAAAAAAGAGAAGAGGACAAATTGAAACATAAAACACAAGCCATTTCATTTATCGTTTTAGTACATTGATAGCTGGGACTATAAATGTAGGTGCCAAACTCAACTGACTTAATGGAGGCAATAGCTATGAGAAAGAACTTCAGAGTATGACATAACAACCAACACCAAGAAACTTCTGACAGAAGATAACAGGTTTAACTTATTAGAGGTTTATATAACATATGAATGAAAAGAGGCACAAATGCCTTGTACCTTAAATAGAATTGCGCTAACAATTGGCATAATAACTGAAGTTTGATAGAAAACAGGTACAGGAATAGAACAAACTACTTATTCACAAGAAATAAGGAGGTGACTCAAGGTATACTGTAGCAAGTTCGTACCTCCAAATGTAAAAATTATTCTGGACATATGCAGCAAAGCGGTCCTAAACAGACCAATTTTAACCATCCCAAATTTGCCTTTTTACTTGTTGCTAAAATGTGTCTTTTGTCTTTAATTAAAGACCCCAAACCCCAATATTTATCtcataaatatgaaaaagttctTTAATTGGACCCTTGAGTATTACCTAGCTTGATTCTCATATAATGAAAGAACTAAAACAGATATTAGTCTACCGCAATCTTGTCACATGGAGGACGATATTTAGACTCTCCCTCCAAGGAGAAGGATGAAAAATAAACATTagctaaataaataattaagcaAAACTATATATGACCGCTGTTTTTTTACAGAACATGACTAGCTTCCATTTTCCAATAGAAATAATACAACTTCAAATTCCTTTCTGTACGCACTTATAGAAATAATAGAGCATATGTTTCACCTGAATGGAATAAACTGCCACATTTATTGTAAAGAAAATTGGCCTCAGTCCATCAGTTGACTCGGCACGTGCCTGTTTTAAGATGGGCAGAGTTTAGATAAAGCTAAGTAATTCAAAACAAGATAGACCAGGGCCGCAAGGCAAACTCTCAAATAAGCTAACCTGGTAGTAGATCTCAGCCCAAAACAAAACCAAAAGTGTATATGTCG contains these protein-coding regions:
- the LOC108480114 gene encoding inactive leucine-rich repeat receptor-like serine/threonine-protein kinase At1g60630 isoform X3, which encodes MEQLISSSTNLCSWQGVKECKDGRITKLVLERLNLTGSLNGTSLNLLDQLRVLSFKGNSISGQIPNLSGLVNLKILYLDNNKFNGEFPLSLSGLHRLKIIVLSGNQINGEIPFSLLKLKRLYTLYLQNNELKGSIPPLNQTSLRFFNVSNNQLYGQIPVTPSLVRFNTSSFLGNAALCGEQVKKPCPGTGTEPALPSLNRKSNKKTKLIIIVVAASVGGLLLLFLLCFLCFIFIKRKNKSTNEVKRNKGVVEAEGVEAEGGGNGGGDGGSGGGGGFWESEGVGSLVFVGAGDQQLSYSLEDLLKASAETLGRGTMGSTYKAVMESGFIVTVKRLKDARYPRSEEFRRHVELIGRLRHPNLVPLRAYFQAKEERLLVYDYFPNGSLFSLIHGTRTNGGGKPLHWTSCLKIAEDLASGLLYIHQNPGLTHGNLKSSNVLLGPDFESCLTDYSLTLFRDPESPEEPGAATFFYRAPECRDIRKSSTQPADVYSFGVLLLELLTGKTPFQDLVQEHGSDIPQWVRSVREEETESGDEPTSGNETSEGKLQSLLNIAMACIALVPENRPMMREVLKMIRDVRAEAQVSSNSSEHSPGRWSDTVQSLPREEQLSI
- the LOC108480114 gene encoding inactive leucine-rich repeat receptor-like serine/threonine-protein kinase At1g60630 isoform X2 codes for the protein MEQLISSRYYLLLTFIFIIFSVLSLVPIVKSGDAEALLALKSTIDPFNSLQWQSSTNLCSWQGVKECKDGRITKLVLERLNLTGSLNGLVNLKILYLDNNKFNGEFPLSLSGLHRLKIIVLSGNQINGEIPFSLLKLKRLYTLYLQNNELKGSIPPLNQTSLRFFNVSNNQLYGQIPVTPSLVRFNTSSFLGNAALCGEQVKKPCPGTGTEPALPSLNRKSNKKTKLIIIVVAASVGGLLLLFLLCFLCFIFIKRKNKSTNEVKRNKGVVEAEGVEAEGGGNGGGDGGSGGGGGFWESEGVGSLVFVGAGDQQLSYSLEDLLKASAETLGRGTMGSTYKAVMESGFIVTVKRLKDARYPRSEEFRRHVELIGRLRHPNLVPLRAYFQAKEERLLVYDYFPNGSLFSLIHGTRTNGGGKPLHWTSCLKIAEDLASGLLYIHQNPGLTHGNLKSSNVLLGPDFESCLTDYSLTLFRDPESPEEPGAATFFYRAPECRDIRKSSTQPADVYSFGVLLLELLTGKTPFQDLVQEHGSDIPQWVRSVREEETESGDEPTSGNETSEGKLQSLLNIAMACIALVPENRPMMREVLKMIRDVRAEAQVSSNSSEHSPGRWSDTVQSLPREEQLSI
- the LOC108480114 gene encoding inactive leucine-rich repeat receptor-like serine/threonine-protein kinase At1g60630 isoform X1; the protein is MEQLISSRYYLLLTFIFIIFSVLSLVPIVKSGDAEALLALKSTIDPFNSLQWQSSTNLCSWQGVKECKDGRITKLVLERLNLTGSLNGTSLNLLDQLRVLSFKGNSISGQIPNLSGLVNLKILYLDNNKFNGEFPLSLSGLHRLKIIVLSGNQINGEIPFSLLKLKRLYTLYLQNNELKGSIPPLNQTSLRFFNVSNNQLYGQIPVTPSLVRFNTSSFLGNAALCGEQVKKPCPGTGTEPALPSLNRKSNKKTKLIIIVVAASVGGLLLLFLLCFLCFIFIKRKNKSTNEVKRNKGVVEAEGVEAEGGGNGGGDGGSGGGGGFWESEGVGSLVFVGAGDQQLSYSLEDLLKASAETLGRGTMGSTYKAVMESGFIVTVKRLKDARYPRSEEFRRHVELIGRLRHPNLVPLRAYFQAKEERLLVYDYFPNGSLFSLIHGTRTNGGGKPLHWTSCLKIAEDLASGLLYIHQNPGLTHGNLKSSNVLLGPDFESCLTDYSLTLFRDPESPEEPGAATFFYRAPECRDIRKSSTQPADVYSFGVLLLELLTGKTPFQDLVQEHGSDIPQWVRSVREEETESGDEPTSGNETSEGKLQSLLNIAMACIALVPENRPMMREVLKMIRDVRAEAQVSSNSSEHSPGRWSDTVQSLPREEQLSI
- the LOC108483770 gene encoding protein TOM THREE HOMOLOG 1-like isoform X1, with protein sequence MGLYGVDEAVIPYNLNGESNWWHDINDSPLWQDRIFHILTALYGLIAVIALVQLVRIQLRVPEFGWTTQKVFHFLNFLVNGVRGLVFIFRRNVQDLHPEIVRHILLDMPSLVFFTTYTLLVLFWAEIYYQARAESTDGLRPIFFTINVAVYSIQIAMWLVLWWKYIPVLVIISKMFFAGVSLFAALGFLLYGGRLFLMLQRFPVESKGRQNKLQEVGYVTVICSSCFLVRCIMMCFDAFDKAADLNVLNHPVLNFIYYLLVEILPSILVLFILRKLPPRRGITQYHPIH
- the LOC108483770 gene encoding protein TOM THREE HOMOLOG 1-like isoform X2, with the translated sequence MGLYGVDEAVIPYNLNGESNWWHDINDSPLWQDRIFHILTALYGLIAVIALVQLVRIQLRVPEFGWTTQKVFHFLNFLVNGVRGLVFIFRRNVQDLHPEIVRHILLDMPSLVFFTTYTLLVLFWAEIYYQARAESTDGLRPIFFTINVAVYSIQIAMWLVLWWKYIPVLVIISKMFFAGVSLFAALGFLLYGGRLFLMLQRFPVESKGRQNKLQEVGYVTVICSSCFLVRCIMMCFDAFDKAADLNVLNHPVLNFIYYLRNY